In one Acuticoccus sp. I52.16.1 genomic region, the following are encoded:
- a CDS encoding arsenate reductase (azurin) large subunit, whose protein sequence is MAFKRNIDRLPIPPANAKKHNVVCHYCIVGCGYHAYTWPANKQGGTGPDENAFGVDLAVQQPAESEAWYAPSMYNLVKQDGKDVHLVIKPDHACEVNSGLASPRGGRMAEMSYSEQRNTELQRLTDPLVWRYGQLQPTAWDDALDLVARVTVATIAEYGEDGLFVSAADHGGAGGGYEFTWGTGKLYFDAMKIRNIRIHNRPAYNSEVHATRDMGIGELNNCYEDAELADTIFVVGANPLEAQTNYFLNHWVPNLRGMSGGKKTEQLPDEPHAPGRIVFVDPRRTVSVNASELVAGASNVLHLAVNPGTDMVLFNALFTLVADKGWVDQAFIDAHTAEASRTQGAPELPRKPSTKGEVAELTDFRRALEANRTTLERAAEITGLSPEDIEKAAAWIAEQKEGGARRRTMFAYEKGLIWGNDNYRTNGALVNLALATGNIGRPGGGCVRLGGHQEGYVRPSDGFIGCPAPYVDRLLIEGQGGVHHVWACDHYKTTLNAFEFKRVYKERTDKVKDAMSSVPYGDREAMVEAIMGAIRDGGLFVADVDIVPTKIGEAAHVVLPAATSGEINLTSMNGERRMRLTERYMDPPGQAMGDGIIAARLANAMERVFREKGMSEAADKFAGKFDWQTEEDVFMDGYHQNAEGGEHVTYERLRAMGTNGFQEPATGFEGGQIVGTKRLYEDGKFSTDEGRARFCVAEWGGLRAPGKEEEKAKFDYLINNGRANLVWQSAYLDTGNELVMDRWPYPFIEMNPGDMEKVGVKEGDLVEVWNDAGSTQAMVYPTPTARSGETFMLFAYPTGVQGNVVNDGVNELVIPNYKKTWGNIRKIADAPRGVAHVSFKPKEASFS, encoded by the coding sequence ATGGCGTTCAAGCGCAACATCGACCGCCTGCCGATCCCGCCCGCCAACGCCAAGAAGCACAACGTCGTCTGCCACTACTGCATCGTCGGGTGCGGATATCACGCCTACACCTGGCCAGCGAACAAGCAGGGAGGCACGGGCCCAGACGAGAACGCCTTCGGCGTCGACCTCGCCGTGCAGCAGCCGGCGGAGAGCGAGGCCTGGTACGCCCCCTCGATGTACAACCTCGTCAAGCAGGACGGAAAGGACGTCCACCTCGTCATCAAGCCGGACCACGCTTGCGAGGTGAACTCCGGCCTCGCCTCGCCGCGCGGCGGGCGCATGGCCGAAATGAGCTATTCCGAGCAGCGCAACACTGAGCTGCAGCGCCTCACCGATCCACTGGTCTGGCGCTACGGCCAGCTCCAGCCGACAGCCTGGGACGACGCGCTCGACCTCGTCGCCCGTGTCACCGTGGCCACGATCGCGGAATATGGCGAGGATGGGCTGTTCGTTTCCGCGGCCGACCATGGCGGCGCCGGCGGGGGCTACGAGTTCACCTGGGGCACGGGCAAGCTCTATTTCGACGCGATGAAGATCCGCAACATCCGGATCCACAACCGTCCTGCCTATAACTCCGAGGTCCATGCCACCCGCGACATGGGCATCGGCGAGCTCAACAATTGCTACGAGGACGCCGAGCTCGCCGATACAATCTTCGTCGTCGGCGCCAATCCGCTCGAGGCGCAGACCAACTACTTCCTGAACCACTGGGTCCCGAACCTCAGGGGCATGTCCGGCGGCAAGAAGACCGAGCAGCTCCCGGACGAGCCGCACGCCCCGGGTCGTATCGTCTTCGTCGATCCGCGGCGCACCGTGTCGGTCAACGCGTCGGAGCTCGTGGCCGGTGCGAGCAACGTCCTCCACCTCGCGGTAAACCCTGGCACCGACATGGTGCTGTTCAACGCGCTCTTCACCCTCGTCGCCGACAAGGGTTGGGTCGATCAGGCGTTCATCGACGCCCACACGGCCGAGGCGTCCAGGACGCAAGGCGCGCCCGAGCTTCCGCGAAAGCCCTCGACCAAGGGCGAGGTCGCCGAACTCACCGATTTCCGGCGGGCGCTGGAGGCCAATCGCACCACGCTCGAGAGGGCCGCCGAGATCACCGGCCTCAGCCCCGAGGACATCGAGAAGGCGGCCGCATGGATCGCCGAGCAGAAGGAGGGCGGTGCGCGGCGGCGGACGATGTTCGCCTACGAGAAGGGCCTCATCTGGGGCAACGACAATTACCGAACCAATGGCGCTCTGGTTAACCTCGCCCTCGCTACCGGCAATATCGGCCGGCCCGGCGGCGGTTGCGTGCGTCTCGGCGGCCACCAGGAGGGCTACGTGCGCCCGTCCGACGGCTTCATCGGCTGTCCGGCGCCCTATGTCGACCGCCTGCTCATCGAGGGGCAGGGCGGCGTCCACCACGTCTGGGCGTGCGATCACTACAAGACGACGCTCAACGCCTTCGAGTTCAAGCGCGTCTACAAGGAGCGCACGGACAAGGTGAAGGACGCCATGAGCAGCGTCCCCTACGGCGATCGCGAGGCGATGGTGGAGGCCATCATGGGCGCGATCCGCGATGGCGGCCTCTTCGTCGCCGACGTCGACATCGTGCCGACGAAGATTGGCGAGGCGGCGCACGTCGTGCTCCCCGCCGCGACGTCGGGCGAGATCAACCTCACCTCGATGAACGGTGAGCGGCGGATGCGCCTCACCGAGCGCTACATGGACCCACCCGGCCAGGCGATGGGCGACGGCATCATCGCCGCCCGCCTCGCCAACGCCATGGAGCGCGTCTTCCGCGAGAAGGGTATGTCGGAGGCAGCCGACAAGTTCGCCGGCAAGTTCGACTGGCAGACGGAGGAAGACGTCTTCATGGACGGCTATCACCAGAACGCCGAGGGCGGCGAGCACGTCACCTACGAACGGCTGCGCGCGATGGGCACCAACGGATTCCAAGAGCCGGCCACCGGGTTCGAGGGTGGCCAGATCGTCGGCACCAAACGGCTCTACGAGGACGGCAAGTTCTCGACGGACGAAGGCCGCGCCCGCTTCTGCGTCGCCGAATGGGGCGGGCTCCGCGCGCCGGGCAAGGAGGAGGAGAAGGCGAAGTTCGACTACCTCATCAACAACGGCCGCGCCAACCTCGTCTGGCAGTCGGCCTATCTCGACACCGGCAACGAACTCGTCATGGACCGCTGGCCCTATCCGTTCATCGAGATGAACCCCGGCGACATGGAGAAGGTCGGCGTGAAAGAGGGGGACCTCGTCGAGGTCTGGAACGACGCCGGCTCGACGCAGGCGATGGTCTATCCGACTCCGACGGCCCGTTCCGGTGAGACGTTCATGCTGTTCGCCTACCCAACCGGGGTACAGGGCAACGTCGTGAACGACGGCGTCAACGAGCTGGTGATCCCCAACTACAAGAAGACCTGGGGCAACATCCGCAAGATCGCCGATGCGCCGCGCGGCGTCGCGCACGTGTCGTTCAAGCCGAAGGAAGCCTCCTTCAGCTGA
- the glp gene encoding gephyrin-like molybdotransferase Glp yields MLLDHTAGSVRAVRQPLLDVAAVSSFICAQVPRMGGREIVSLARARGRVAAADIAAPMALPLFDHAAVDGYGLGAASLSAVATPIPVDRPIRAGDPPGGPVLGCVRILTGAPVPPGMSAVVMQEHVERSGGAISLSQPVRPGANIRRVGEDLASGDVVVRAGQVLDVRHVALLAALGLDEVAVARRPSVAIVALGNEIIEPGRPRADNQIYDLNSSMAAAFFERHGCEVRTIARVPDDPGRIEKALAAVAGTTNLLITSGGMADGDEDHTRTALTTLGGTWRTLGIKMKPGKPAALGEVSGTTVLGLPGNPFAALVGLVVVGLPILEALDGRNPLPPMVPARSAFELDRLPGRAEFFPACRLTAASGLTMIDRLGKGGSARLSPLIEADALGYIETSTGDIRRGSRLGYVPFENLFH; encoded by the coding sequence ATGCTTCTCGACCACACGGCAGGATCCGTCCGCGCCGTTCGCCAACCTCTTCTCGATGTCGCCGCGGTGTCCAGTTTCATTTGCGCGCAGGTCCCGCGGATGGGCGGCCGCGAGATCGTCTCCCTTGCGCGAGCACGGGGGCGCGTCGCCGCGGCCGATATTGCGGCGCCGATGGCCTTGCCACTGTTCGACCACGCGGCGGTCGATGGCTACGGCCTCGGCGCGGCGAGCCTGAGCGCGGTCGCCACGCCCATCCCCGTCGATCGCCCGATCCGCGCCGGCGATCCGCCCGGAGGTCCCGTTCTCGGATGCGTGCGCATCCTGACCGGCGCGCCGGTGCCACCCGGAATGTCGGCCGTCGTCATGCAGGAGCACGTGGAGCGCTCCGGCGGTGCGATCAGCCTCTCGCAGCCGGTTCGGCCCGGGGCGAACATCCGCCGGGTCGGCGAGGACCTCGCGTCGGGTGACGTCGTCGTTCGCGCCGGTCAGGTCCTCGATGTCCGGCACGTGGCCTTGCTCGCAGCTCTCGGCCTCGACGAAGTCGCGGTCGCAAGGCGCCCGTCGGTCGCGATCGTGGCCCTCGGGAACGAGATCATCGAGCCCGGTCGCCCGCGAGCCGACAATCAGATCTACGATTTGAACTCGTCCATGGCGGCCGCCTTCTTCGAGCGTCATGGTTGCGAGGTCCGGACGATCGCGCGGGTGCCGGACGACCCGGGTCGGATCGAAAAGGCGCTGGCGGCGGTCGCGGGGACGACCAATCTCCTCATCACCAGTGGCGGAATGGCCGACGGCGACGAGGACCATACCCGCACCGCTCTGACCACTCTCGGAGGTACTTGGCGGACGCTCGGGATCAAGATGAAGCCGGGCAAGCCGGCTGCGCTCGGCGAGGTGTCCGGGACCACGGTTCTCGGGCTCCCTGGCAATCCATTTGCGGCCCTTGTCGGTCTGGTCGTCGTCGGCTTACCGATCCTGGAAGCGCTCGACGGGCGCAATCCGTTGCCACCGATGGTGCCTGCGAGATCAGCGTTCGAGCTCGACAGGCTGCCTGGCCGCGCCGAGTTCTTCCCTGCGTGCCGCCTCACTGCAGCCTCCGGATTGACGATGATCGACCGGCTCGGCAAAGGCGGATCGGCTCGGCTCAGCCCCCTCATCGAGGCGGACGCTCTCGGCTACATCGAAACCAGCACCGGGGACATTCGCCGCGGGAGCCGCCTCGGATACGTGCCGTTCGAGAACCTCTTCCATTGA
- a CDS encoding IS5 family transposase — translation MADLFWLSDVQVERIEPHLPLGRCGARRVDDRRVLSGIVHMLPRARWRDTPAPYGPADHGLHPFPPLEPAGRLAGDLRRLGLASSRGRDGGDRRDPRAGAPLRRRRKRGQAIGRSRGGRTSKLHALTDATGRSRVLLLTAGNVEDITLAARLVDLAGPVERLIADRGYDANHLRHRLADSGAEAVIPSTTSRRSPLPYDRATYRLRNVVERMWCRLKDFRRIATRYDRLAANFLGGDR, via the coding sequence ATGGCGGATTTATTCTGGTTGAGCGACGTGCAGGTGGAGCGGATCGAACCGCACCTTCCGCTGGGGCGTTGCGGTGCGCGACGGGTCGACGACCGGCGGGTGCTGTCAGGGATCGTGCACATGCTGCCGCGGGCGCGCTGGCGAGACACGCCGGCGCCGTACGGCCCCGCCGACCACGGTCTACACCCGTTTCCACCGCTGGAGCCAGCAGGGCGTCTGGCAGGCGATCTTCGACGCCTTGGTCTCGCGAGCTCCCGCGGCCGAGACGGCGGCGATCGACGCGACCCACGTGCGGGCGCACCGCTCCGCCGCCGGCGGAAGAGGGGACAGGCCATCGGCCGCTCCCGCGGCGGCAGAACCTCGAAGCTGCATGCCCTGACCGACGCGACGGGACGCTCGCGCGTCCTTCTGCTGACGGCCGGCAACGTCGAGGACATCACGCTCGCGGCCCGGCTCGTCGACCTCGCCGGACCGGTCGAGCGGCTGATCGCAGACCGTGGTTACGACGCCAACCACCTGCGCCACCGCCTTGCCGACAGTGGGGCCGAGGCGGTCATTCCCTCGACCACGTCCCGCCGCTCGCCGCTGCCTTACGACCGTGCCACCTACCGCCTTCGCAACGTCGTCGAGCGGATGTGGTGCCGGCTCAAGGACTTCCGTCGCATTGCCACCCGCTACGACCGCCTCGCTGCCAACTTCCTTGGCGGCGATCGATGA